The following coding sequences lie in one Buteo buteo unplaced genomic scaffold, bButBut1.hap1.1 HAP1_SCAFFOLD_50, whole genome shotgun sequence genomic window:
- the LOC142027651 gene encoding T-cell activation Rho GTPase-activating protein-like — protein sequence MIINNLGIPVARGVPRSCGDGGLGSSPPARSSLWGSALATAVGRQLLGQATVLLPLLQELLAVLRREGPSTEGIFRKAASGTELRELREALDRDADVDLGNQPALLLAAVLKDFLRSIPDKLLVTHLYEDWMAAMERTSKEEKVSELKAVAEKLPAANLFLLKRLLSLLQHIGRNAATSRMSCSNLAICLGPNLLSPPDEDLLPLQAMLEVTEKVRCVGKPAAALPAYPSLAAQRSLAASSLEQMPVGWLPAKAAPQPQPSVQRQGSGVGKAAWDNFRQLG from the exons ggcgtccccaggagctgcggggATGGTggcttgggctcttcacccccagcaaggagctcgctctggggcagtgctctggccaccgctgtcggaaggcagctcctcggccaagcaactgtcctcctgcctctcctgcaggagctgctggctgtcctgcgccGGGAAGGACCGTCGACGGAGGGGATATTCCGCAAAGCTGCCAGCGGGACGGAACttcgggagctgcgggaggccctggaccGCGACGCCGATGTCGACCTGGGCAACCAGCCTGCACTCCTGCTGGCCGccgtcttgaag gacttcctccgaagcatccccgacaagctgctggtgacccacctctacgaggactggatggcagccatggagaggaccagcaaggaggagaaggtctccgagctgaaagc ggtggccgagaagttgcctgcagccaacctcttcctcctcaagcggctgctgtccctcctccagcacatcggccgcaacgcagccaccagcaggatgagctgcagcaacctggccatctgccttgggccaaacctgctgagcccacccgacgaggacctgctcccgctccaggccatgctggaggtgaccgagaaggtgcgctgtgttggcaagccggctgcagccttgccggcctatccgagcttggctgctcagaggtccctggctgcctcctcccttgagcaaatgccggtggggtggctgcctgcaaaggcagccccgcagccacagccatctgtgcagaggcaagggtcgggagtgggaaaggctgcttgggacaacttcaggcagctgggttga